One part of the Glycine soja cultivar W05 chromosome 11, ASM419377v2, whole genome shotgun sequence genome encodes these proteins:
- the LOC114375762 gene encoding bromodomain-containing protein DDB_G0280777-like, with translation MMSIYMGSKRKRMKFQDEIEWMGRRRSSRIIALEEKKLKERERKLALALERKNKSMNHDKQKGKATIEVQDDLRDFSEHEEGSTKKGHKSKEFYQLISSIKELERHSENVSTSGSNDSSLNGVSLKNILQIIIDFLQREDPNELLAQPISFDVVENYYEIVKQPMDFGTIRAKIHESLYTNLEQFKRDVFLMLSNATDVYPTTSKYHQVAENISRDAKCVFEALAEPQNFDSELSLDKTCPTRKPQNGKLGTSRRVSPKVAKRKNVTHVMVPEIEKRHMYWPTSKPLISEVLCASNPNIQLKTNSIKYKESLLRFVQDLGPTAKRVAAKKLEALRDQQLCNVDTPTPQTQPTVLNAQTLALAIPFLNRSLTTIPGSAAQGNKIFNNNNVGGVNIKDVPYQGNKTNTNDSWNAYVATLLSNRFLNNDKGESSSGRIENFNTLSPRVYPTTSVISGPSISLPESSSLVPQSRIRNFMSSMPSNNLSQISHAHKPRPEDIINLSDLSLVSQQRPENFISYMPSNNLSQISHAHKPRPEDIINLSDLSLVSQQRPENFISYMPSNNLKQISLTQEPNNLSQFSRAHEPRPEDIINLSDLSLVSKARPENFVSCMPCNNLKQFSLAREPRPEDFVNLSDLSLVSQPRPRDSMYAMPSNNSIDPSLMPRPWQANSMYCLNSTSVSPLPLPNQGMSVSSTSDSSSMNHSTSTMLHGIHDQVLHNATPYTPFDMQVQNQYSSYFQLDETSGGWRQRL, from the exons ATGATGTCTATCTACATGG GGTCAAAAAGAAAACGAATGAAATTTCAAGATGAAATAGAATGGATGGGCAGAAGAAGGAGTTCTAGAATCATtgctttggaagaaaaaaagctcaaggaaagagaaaggaaaCTAGCGTTGGCATTGGAAAGGAAGAACAAGTCAATGAATCATGACAAACAAAAAGGAAAGGCAACAATTGAAGTACAAGATGACTTGAGGGATTTTAGTGAGCATGAAGAGGGTTCAACCAAGAAAGGACACAAAAGCAAAGAATTTTATCAACTGATCTCTTCAATCAAG GAATTAGAAAGACACTCTGAGAATGTAAGCACTTCAGGATCAAATG ACTCATCTTTAAATGGTGTGTCACTAAAGAACATCCTTCAAATAATCATAGATTTCCTACAAAG GGAAGACCCAAATGAGCTACTTGCTCAACCAATTAGTTTTGATGTG GTGGAAAATTACTACGAAATTGTGAAGCAACCAATGGATTTCGGTACCATAAGGGCAAAAATTCACGAGAGCTTGTACACAAATCTCGAACAGTTCAAG CGTGATGTCTTTCTAATGCTCTCCAATGCAACGGATGTCTATCCAACAACCTCAAAATATCACCAAGTG GCTGAAAATATTAGCAGGGATGCTAAGTGCGTTTTTGAGGCTCTTGCTGAGCCTCAAAATTTTGATTCAGAACTTTCCCTAGACAAGACATGCCCAACTAGAAAGCCACAAAATGGGAAACTTGGAACCTCACGGAGGGTTTCTCCAAAAGTTGCTA agagaaaaaatgttACTCATGTTATGGTACCTGAAATAGAAAAGAGGCATATGTATTGGCCAACAAGCAAGCCACTGATTTCAGAGGTTCTGTGTGCTAGCAATCCTAATATTCAA TTGAAGACAAATTCAATTAAGTACAAAGAAAGTCTGTTACGGTTTGTACAAGATTTGGGACCAACGGCTAAAAGGGTTGCGGCGAAAAAACTAGAAGCACTAAGGGATCAACAACTATGCAATGTTGACACTCCAACTCCACAAACACAGCCTACAGTTCTCAATGCTCAGACACTTGCTTTAGCCATTCCCTTTCTCAATAGGTCACTCACCACCATTCCTGGCTCTGCAGCTCAGGGaaacaaaattttcaacaaCAATAATGTTGGTGGAGTTAACATAAAGGATGTTCCTTATCAAGGAAACAAGACCAATACAAATGATAGCTGGAATGCTTATGTTGCTACTCTTTTGAGCAACAGGTTTTTAAATAATGACAAAGGAGAAAGTTCTAGTGGAAGAATTGAGAACTTCAACACATTGTCTCCCCGTGTTTATCCGACAACAAGTGTGATCTCAGGACCTAGCATTAGCCTCCCAGAGTCATCATCTCTTGTGCCTCAATCAAGGATAAGAAACTTCATGTCTAGCATGCCAAGCAATAATCTCTCACAAATTTCTCATGCGCATAAGCCAAGGCCAGAAGATATTATTAACCTCTCAGATTTGTCTCTTGTGTCTCAACAAAGGCCAGAAAACTTCATTTCTTACATGCCAAGCAATAATCTCTCACAAATTTCTCATGCGCATAAGCCGAGGCCAGAAGATATTATTAACCTCTCAGATTTGTCTCTTGTGTCTCAACAAAGGCCAGAAAACTTCATTTCTTACATGCCAAGCAATAATCTCAAACAGATTTCTCTTACACAAGAGCCAAATAATCTCTCACAGTTTTCTCGTGCTCATGAGCCAAGGCCAGAAGATATTATTAACCTCTCTGATTTATCTCTTGTGTCTAAAGCAAGGCCAGAAAACTTCGTGTCTTGCATGCCATGCAACAATCTCAAACAGTTTTCTCTTGCACGCGAGCCAAGACCAGAAGATTTTGTTAACCTCTCAGACCTGTCCCTTGTGTCTCAACCAAGGCCAAGAGACTCAATGTATGCCATGCCCAGCAATAACTCTATTGATCCATCTCTTATGCCCCGTCCATGGCAAGCAAACTCCATGTATTGCTTGAATTCCACAAGTGTATCTCCTTTGCCACTACCAAATCAAGGAATGTCAGTTTCAA GCACATCGGACTCGTCATCCATGAACCATAGTACTTCCACAATGTTGCATGGAATTCATGATCAGGTCCTGCACAATGCTACACCATACACTCCATTTGACATGCAAGTACAG AATCAATATTCCTCATATTTTCAGCTGGATGAAACAAGTGGTGGTTGGAGACAACGCTTATAA
- the LOC114373193 gene encoding uncharacterized protein LOC114373193: MDRSWMKRPRISEEYDNGVEGFLKFAKDNAFDVGGLYFCPCLKCLNGRRQCLDDIRTHLICDGICPTYTKWIWHGELPEMSSTPPTGPVDEQVGDYIEDMLRDLGQEGFRQAHAPYYDTLDNDSKIPLFIGCTKYTRLSVVLALVNLKARFGWSEKSFNESLLLLKNMLPGDNTLPKTHYEEKKILCPVGMEYQKIHACRNDCILYRHEFTELRNYPTCGVSHYKVSFGASSEVGSTYIDVLSKVCWYLPVIPRFKRLFANAEDVKNLTWHADGRTKDGLLRHPVDSPQWKKVDELYPVFVEDPRNLRVGLVSDGMNPFGSLSCNHSSWPILLIIYNMPPWLCIKRKYIIMSMMITDSRQQGNDIDVYLAPLIEDLTKFWVEGVDVYDRNAHKSFRLRAMIFCTINNFPAFGNLSGYSVKSHLACPICEKDTSYIQLKHDKKTVYTRHCRFLKPFHPYRQLKKAFDRTSEIDSAPIPLSGVEVFDRVKNICNIYGKTHKKDGAPKNIWKKRFIFFDLPY; the protein is encoded by the coding sequence atggatcgaagttggatgaaaagACCACGCATAAGTGAAGAGTACGACAATGGGGTTGAAGGTTTCTTAAAATTTGCTAAAGATAATGCATTTGACGTTGGTGGACTATACTTCTGTCCTTGTCTTAAATGTTTGAATGGGCGACGACAATGTTTGGATGACATTAGAACACACCTTATATGTGATGGTATCTGTCCTACTTATacaaaatggatatggcatggtgagttACCAGAAATGTCATCAACCCCTCCAACTGGTCCAGTTGATGAACAAGTCGGTGATTATATAGAAGACATGCTAcgtgatcttggacaagaggGTTTTAGGCAAGCACATGCACCGTATTATGACACCTTAGATAATGATTCAAAGATTCCATTGTTTATTGGATGCACTAAGTACACACGATTATCAGTGGTGTTAGCTTTGGTCAATTTGAAAGcaagatttgggtggagtgaaAAAAGCTTCAATGAATCACTGTTATTATTGAAGAATATGCTTCCTGGAGATAACACGTTACCCAAGACTCATTACGAGGAaaagaagatattgtgtcctGTTGGCATGGAATACCAAAAAATACATGCTTGCCGTAATGATTGCATTTTGTATAGACATGAGTTTACTGAATTGCGCAACTACCCTACATGTGGGGTGTCACACTACAAAGTGAGTTTTGGCGCTTCCAGTGAAGTTGGATCCACATACATTGATGTCCTATCAAAAGTGTGTTGGTATCTTCCagtaataccaaggtttaagcgattATTTGCTAATGCAGAAGATGTGAAGAACCTAACATGGCATGCTGATGGCAGGACCAAAGATGGATTGCTCCGTCATCCTGTTGATTCTCCTCAATGGAAGAAAGTTGATGAGTTGTATCCAGTGTTTGTCGAAGATCCCAGAAACCTAAGGGTTGGTCTCGTGtcggatggaatgaatccatttgGAAGCTTAAGTTGCAATCATAGTTCATGGCCTATTTTGCTGATCATTTACAAcatgcctccttggttgtgcatcaaGCGGAAGTACATAATAATGTCTATGATGATAACCGATTCAAGACAACagggaaatgacattgatgtgtaTCTTgctcccttgattgaagacctcACTAAATTTTGGGTAGAAGGGGTTGATGTGTATGACAGGAATGCTCATAAGTCCTTCAGGTTGCGTGCTATGATTTTCTGCACCATTAATAACTTTCCAGCATTtgggaatttgagtggatatagTGTGAAAAGCCACCTCGCTTGTCCCATTTGTGAGAAAGACACAAGTTACATCCAATTAAAGCATGACAAAAAGACAGTATATACTAGACACTGTAgatttttaaaaccttttcaCCCATATAGGCAGCTGAAGAAAGCATTTGATAGGACATCTGAGATTGACAGTGCACCAATTCCTTTGTCAGGTGTTGAAGTTTTCGATCGTGTGAAGAACATTTGCAATATCTATGGGAAGACACACAAAAAAGATGGCGCTCCCAAAAACATTTGGAAGAAAAGGTTCATCTTCTTTGATCTGCCGTACTAG